In Castanea sativa cultivar Marrone di Chiusa Pesio chromosome 6, ASM4071231v1, a single window of DNA contains:
- the LOC142639516 gene encoding uncharacterized protein LOC142639516, with amino-acid sequence MLRVEDFNIHWVLIDNKSSIDIIYLPTFQQMKLDKKRIRPFTLPLVSFTGDRIVPKGIVTLTVIAGTYLASVTKEIDFLIVDCPSLYNIILGRPALNRLRAVTSTYYLKAKFPTANGVGEIRGDQVLARECYQAALAFRENHT; translated from the coding sequence ATGCTTAGAGTGGAAGATTTCAACATCCATTGGGTGCTTATTGACAACAAAAGCTCAATAGATATCATCTACTTGCCCACATTTCAGCAAATGAAGCTGGATAAGAAGAGGATCAGGCCTTTCACCTTACCTCTGGTAAGCTTCACAGGGGATAGGATCGTCCCTAAAGGCATTGTCACTCTTACTGTAATTGCAGGAACTTATTTGGCATCGGTCACTAAGGAAATTGATTTCCTTATAGTTGATTGCCCTTCATTATACAACATCATCTTGGGAAGACCTGCACTCAACAGACTAAGAGCAGTGACGTCAACATATTACTTAAAAGCGAAGTTTCCAACAGCCAATGGGGTAGGAGAAATCAGAGGAGACCAAGTTCTGGCAAGAGAGTGCTATCAAGCTGCCTTAGCATTTAGAGAGAATCACACATGA
- the LOC142640630 gene encoding strychnine-10-hydroxylase-like — MLFSCPFFTNSMASIFTVFMFIFFIIWISRRVQRTATKQRSVLPEAGGAWPLIGHLHRLGRSKPAHITLGNMAEKYGPIFTIWLGVHRTIIVSSWEIAKECFTTNDKAFANRPKGLALEILGYNYALIGFSPYGPFWRQMRKMVTLEVLSNHRLETLKHIRQAEVNDSIKEIHEQLVKNNNVLLEMERWLESTALNIICRMVVGQRFGKATTKVENDRNDQCRKALRKFMDLSGEFVVSDALPYLRRLDVGGSEKAMKKTAKELDDVTKEWLEEHKQRKISGGVKEHQDFMDVMLSIVTDDDETSSYDVDTIVKATCLNLILAASDTSTITLTWALSLLLNNPETITKAQEELDIHIGREKQVNESDMKNLVYLQAILKETMRLYPAAPLLVPHESMEDCTLVGYHVPAGTRLIVNLSKLHRDPNVWVDPSEFRPERFLTTHKDVDVRGQNFELIPFGSGRRMCPGISFALQITQLTLATLLHAFEISSPSNEPVDMTEKGGITNPKATPLEVYLTPRLHAQVYA; from the exons ATGCTCTTCTCCTGCCCATTCTTCACAAATTCTATGGCTAGCATATTCACCGTTTTCATGTTCATATTCTTTATAATATGGATATCAAGAAGAGTTCAAAGAACTGCTACTAAACAAAGATCAGTTCTACCTGAAGCTGGTGGGGCTTGGCCTTTGATTGGCCACCTCCACCGGTTAGGAAGGTCAAAACCGGCTCATATAACCTTGGGTAACATGGCTGAAAAGTATGGACCAATCTTCACAATTTGGTTGGGTGTGCATCGAACAATAATAGTAAGCAGTTGGGAGATAGCCAAAGAGTGTTTTACTACCAATGACAAAGCCTTTGCCAACCGTCCTAAAGGTTTAGCTCTAGAAATCTTGGGCTACAACTATGCTCTGATTGGGTTCAGCCCTTATGGTCCCTTCTGGCGCCAAATGAGAAAAATGGTCACGCTAGAGGTCCTCTCAAACCACCGCCTTGAAACGCTCAAACACATTCGACAGGCCGAGGTAAATGATTCTATAAAAGAGATACATGAGCAATTGGTCAAGAACAACAATGTGTTATTGGAGATGGAGAGATGGCTAGAGAGCACAGCCCTAAACATAATATGTAGGATGGTTGTAGGACAACGATTTGGTAAGGCTACGACCAAGGTTGAGAATGATAGAAATGATCAGTGTCGAAAGGCATTGAGAAAGTTTATGGATTTGAGTGGAGAGTTTGTGGTCTCAGATGCACTTCCATATCTAAGGCGGTTGGACGTGGGGGGGAGCGAGAAAGCCATGAAGAAAACTGCAAAAGAATTGGATGATGTGACTAAAGAATGGCTAGAGGAGCATAAGCAGAGGAAAATTTCTGGTGGGGTGAAGGAACACCAAGATTTTATGGATGTAATGCTATCCATTGTCACTGATGATGATGAGACTTCCAGTTATGATGTTGATACAATCGTCAAAGCTACATGCCTG AACCTTATCTTAGCAGCTTCAGACACATCAACAATAACATTGACATGGGCTCTCTCTTTACTTCTCAACAACCCTGAGACCATAACAAAAGCTCAAGAAGAATTAGACATCCATATCGGTAGAGAAAAGCAAGTGAATGAATCAGATATGAAAAATTTGGTATATCTCCAAGCTATCCTCAAAGAAACAATGCGTTTATACCCTGCTGCACCACTCCTAGTGCCACACGAGTCAATGGAAGACTGTACTTTGGTTGGTTACCACGTCCCAGCAGGCACACGACTTATTGTTAATCTTTCAAAACTCCATCGAGACCCAAATGTGTGGGTGGATCCTAGTGAATTTCGACCTGAAAGATTTCTTACAACTCACAAGGATGTTGATGTTAGAggccaaaattttgaattgataCCATTTGGTAGTGGTAGAAGAATGTGCCCTGGGATCTCATTTGCCTTGCAAATTACGCAACTCACACTTGCTACTTTGTTACATGCTTTTGAAATTTCAAGCCCATCAAATGAACCTGTGGACATGACAGAGAAAGGTGGAATTACAAACCCGAAAGCTACCCCACTTGAAGTTTATCTCACTCCTCGCCTTCATGCTCAAGTATATGCATAA